TTGGGGTTTGGATACGTTGACATCAACTGCAACACCTCCAGCCACAACAAATTTCCAATCATTAATGACGCTTTTTATGTCGGGATATTTCCTCGGGTCACCATCTCCGGAACCTGACACACTTGAGACATTTTCGGGGATGCAATATTTCTGCAAAAACTTCAATGTGGCGTAATACTTACCCGAATCTGTGGCATCCAAAATATCATCGGCTATTTTATATACAGCATGATATCCGAATACCTCTTCCAGACAATCTGGATATTTCCTTATATATATTCATTTATTTTTTCTTGATTAGTCATGTTTTTATCCAACTGCTTATGTGTTCGTGCTAACACCCTTGTCAGCCAGAGCTCGCTTTATGGGCGATTGGCTGCACCAAGTGGTTCGGCGGTCATTCCTTCAAGCCATGCTTTTTGATCGCTTCCACAACATCTTCAATCCAATCCAGCACAGCCGAGACTTCAGCTTCAGAAAAGCTTCGATTAATCGGACATTTCAGTTCTCGACCTGCCGGGCTGAACAGACGCGTTGCCTGGGCCTTTCTTCGAAGCTCTTTGATGACGTCTTCAGGTACTGCCGTCTTGCTTGTCATGCTGCCTTGACCGGCCATGCTAGTGTAAACCGACTGTTTGTAAACGGCTCCAATTGGATAGCCGTAGCAGACGGCAACGTGGGTACCGTCAAGATCGACATTGAGGGAGAAACCCTTGGTTCCCCAATGAATGGGCATGAATTTGTCTTTTGCGAGTGCCAGTATTCGCGAAAAGACGGCTTTGCCGTTGTCGTCGAGTGAGGATAGAAAAGCCCCCTCGGTAACCGTTGGCAAGGAACCCGAAGCCACTTGGGAGGGTTTGTCAGCTTCATTGCCGACGACAATCTCCTGCGACAGAAGGCGTGTCCCGCCTTCGCCTTGAAAAAAGGTGAACTCGACACAGGTAACCTTAATTCCCTTAGACCGAAGAAAAGAAGCCGTTTGTCTTATCTCAGGCGTGACCCGCTGGCCTACAATCACCACCCGTTGGTCCTTATTGAAGGCGATGGCTTCGTCAAGGCCAAGCTCGAAATATGCCCGGTGGTGTTCTGCCAGGTTCAATGACTCGTCATTAAGGTACAAGCGGAGTATACCCTCAAGCTGTCCGGTATCAAGACGCGCAGCGAAGGACGCATATTCAAGCGCCTGCGCGAGCGTGTCGCGCGGTGTTCTATTCCTCTTCAATTCGACAACGACAACTGTTCCCTGCCTGTCAACGCCTACGAGGTCAATAAAACCTCCGAAATTCGTGACGACCTGACGACCGATGATAAGGATTTTGCCATCTTCGACAATGCCGTCGGGATTGGTCTCAAGCCAGCCTTCTAGCACGGCCTCTTCATGGTCTACGTGGAAAGGTGTCTGTACGTATTCGCCAAACTTGCCGTTGCTATGTATGCCGAAGAGTCTCATGTCATTTCCTCAATTCGTTAAGCTTTGCGACGTTCCATTGTCCTAGGATTCTCAGGAGTTCGCCGGCATCATTGAATTTCTTCACCTCACCTGTATCGGCATGGGTAGCTTGCCCCTTGATCCATAAACGAGCCGATTCAGAGTCGAATTCGTCTTTTACCTTTTCCAATGACCAAAGATTGATCTTAACGGTGAGGCCTGAATTGCCTTTTCGCATTGTCACATGTGAATCTTCAGTTTTTCTCATGATTTTCCTCCGTCCCAACAATTAATATACGAATATCGTTTTTATTTCAATACTACATGAATTGATTAAGGAAATACAAGCAATAAATGTGTAATTTTCTTTCTTTTTATTACATGGTATTCCCTTTTAGTGATAATAAATACCAAAAACTAATATCGTAATTTACGGTGATTGTGGCAAAGGAGAGTCTATAGCGGATTTTGCTATAACTTCGGATATTATTAAATAATTTCTGTTGGTAATGAACCTCCCCGCAGCAAGCTGCGGGATATCATCGGAAAGAGGCTCATATCCCCCTCACCCCGCCCTCTCCCCCGGAGGGGCGAGGGAAAGTAGTAACCCTGCAACAAGCTGCAGGGAATCGTTTGGATTGAAAAAAGCCATGAATCGCAGGAAAATAAGTAACTGCTTTATATTTTCCCCTTATCTGCCGATAAGTCTTTTATGGCAACAACAATCCGCATCGAAGCAAAGTCGGTAACCATTTCAAACGACTTCAAGCTTTTCAGGGGAAAGGTGTGGGAAGGTACAATAGAAGAGGCGATAAGCAACTGGGTAGGAAAAAGATTCACCCGTCTTGATTCCAGGTGTATTGTACGAAGGGACTTTCTGAATGCCCAGGGCACTTTCAAACAGGGTATAAAGCAAACAGTTATTCAATAAACAAATATCTTATTCCAACGCTGAATCAATCCTTAATTGATTCAGGAAGATTCTTTCCTCACAAAAACAAATGGTAGTGTATAAATTGCGACAGACGCTTTTTGCCTATTAGCATATATTTCTAAAAATCTGGAAAGCTTGCTGAAACCTATTTAAGAAAAAACCGAAATATACCAAAAGAACTATATTTTACTTCCGGTTTCACATAAGCGCTTATGTGAAACCGGATTGAGTGGGCACCAGCATGGAAGCAATACAGCAGATGTGGATGGGCTGTAAGCCTTGCAGGCCGGAGGCGTACTCAATGTACGTCGAAGGATCGCAAGGCGAAGCAGATCGCCGCAGATGGGTATTGCAATCATGCTGGTGCCCGTTCAAAGAAAAAACCCGAAACAGCAATGTCGCTATTTCTTCCTGAACACCAACCGTATAGGCGCACCCATGAAGCTGAATTTATCGCGGAGTGAGTTCTCAAGATATCTCTTGTAATGTTCGGGTATGAACTTGGGATAATTTGAGAAAAGCATGAAGGTCGGCGGCGAGGTCTTGGTCTGGCTTGCATAGAATATCTTTAGCTGTTTACCCTGGACATGCGGGAGACTTACCCTTTGGATAGATTCTTCAATGGCTTTATTCAGCTTTGGCGTGCCTATCTCTTTTTCCATCTGGCCATGTATCCTCAAATCCGTATCAATAATACCCCCTATGTTCAATCCGGTTACAGCAGATACGAAAATCACCGGAGAAAATGAGGCATGGGGAAGTTTTTCTAAGACCATCTTTTTATAGACTTTTGTGTCCATTTCTCCCTTTACAAGGTCCCATTTATTGACAACAATGCACAGACCCTTGCCCCGCGATACAACTGTATGGGCAATGCCTGCGTCCTGATGGGTTACCCCCTCCTGGGCATCTATGATCAGATTTATTATGTTTGCCCTGTCTATGCTGTGAATGGCGCTTGATACGGAATGTTCTTCAACCTTTACGGAGACCTTGCTTTTTCTCCGTAGCCCTGCAGTATCAATAAGTATGACCTCATTGTCTTTATAAAGTATCTTAGAATCGATGGAATCCCTTGTAGTTCCGGGTATGTCGCTTACGATCATCCGCTGAGACCCGAGCAGTTTGTTCGTAATGGAGGATTTTCCTGTATTCGGCTTCCCCACAATAGCAATGCGAATTCCCGACGTCGGTTCAGCCTCCGGCGAAGGCTGAAATCCCTGATTGTTGACTACATCGCATATTTCATCCAGCAGCTCCCCGATCCCTATGCCGTGGAGGGCGCTGATCGTAAAAATCTTTTCTACGCCCAGCTCGTAAAATTCGGCTGAAGCGGTCTCTGTTTTGTTGGAATCAACCTTGTTTATCACATAAATAACCGGTTTATCATGTTTTCTCAAATCCGTTGCAATTTCTTTGTCCTGCGGAAGAAGGCCGTCCTTGCCGTCCAGAATAAAGATAATGGCCGTAGATTCTTCCATAGACACATGTATCTGTTCCTTTACCAACCGGAAAATGCTGTCTTCCGAGGAAGGTTCGAAGCCTCCGGTATCAACAAGGATAAAATTGTTCCCGTCAAACTCGAACTCCCCGTAATTTCTGTCCCTTGTAACACCAGGTGAATCTTCTATTATTGCCTTCCTGTAACCGATAATCCTGTTGAAGAAGGTGGATTTGCCTACGTTCGGCCTGCCGACGATACTTATAATAGGTTTCATATGCTCCTTTTATACTAAATTTATTAGCATTATAACATTGACAAAGCATGTATAATGGAAATTTCTTTACTGTTCATCCTTTATACCTTACTATCAAACTTAAAATAAAGCCGATAAAAGGCAGGATCATTATGGACTCAAGAGCAAAGGGCACGCCGAAATTGTCTGCTACAACGCCGAGCAGTGTTACCCCTATGCCGCCCGTCCCTATAGCAAAACCTACCATGAGGCCGGAAGCAACGCCAAGCCTGTTCGGGAGGAGCTTTTGCGCCATAACAATAGTTACGGAAAATGTTGAGATCATCAACATGCCTTGCAGTCCAAGAACTACAAAGAGAAGATAGCTTTTCTGGACAAAGGGCACGAATATAAGCGGGAGTGTAACGGCTCCAAGCAGCATGGATACTGTCAGGAATAATTTATGTCCCCACCTGTCGGCAAAAGGCGCGCCGATGAGTGTCCCTGCCGCACCGCAGAAGAGGTATGTAAATACAAGCTTGCCTGCAAACAGCGGATCACCCTTCAGATAATTTATGTAATAAAAGGGAATGTATGTTACAAGGCCCATTTGTGTCCATGTCCTCATCACAACAATTCCAATAATAATGAAAAGAGAGATATAAGCGCCCGCGGGTGCTTTAGTGGCTGTTTTTTGTTGTTCTGCATGTTCGAGCACAGGAACGGCAATGGCCTTTCTGTAGTAGATGATTATTGCCGTACATACAAGCGCCGGCAGTATAATCAGAGGGAGAGAAGAAAACCCGAGGTATTGGATAATAAGAATAGAAAGGAGGGGTCCCAATGAAAAACCGATGTTCCCGCCGACAGAGAATATGGACATGCCGGTAACACTCTTTTCTCCAGTAAAAAAATGGGCAGTCTTGTACCCCTCCGGGTGGTAGGACGCAGCGCCAAGTCCGCTTATTATAACAAGCACAAGGACAACGGTGTAGCTCGAAAATACCGGGAGAAGGGATAGGCCGACACCTGCACACAGCAAGCCGACGGGAAGAAGAACCGCTCTTCCCTTTTTGTCCGAATAAAAACCGAATAGCGGCTGGAGTATAGAAGAGCTGAAGTTTGATACCATCATTATAAGGCCTGTCATGGTATACGAAAGCCCGAGGCTCTCCTTCAGAAAGGGGAGTGTGGCCGGGAGCGCACCCTGATAAATATCGACGGTAAGGTGGCCGAGTGAAAGTATGAGAAGCACTTTCAGGTTGAATTTTTTATTCATTTTTTATCTGCAGATATCTATAAAGTTTTGCAGGAGTTTAAGACCGGCTCTCTGGCTTTTCTCCGGGTGAAATTGACATGCAAAAAGGCGGCCTCTTTGAATAGATGATGCAAACTCAACATCATATACGGTTTTTGTTGCTGTTACATCTTCTACGGGCCTGCAATAATATGAATGAACAAAATAAAAAAACTCTCCGCTGTTTATGCCTTTAAAGATATCGTTCTCCCCTTGAATCTCTATGCTGTTCCATCCCATGTGCGGCACCTTCATTGAACCACTGAATCTCGGCACATCGCCCTTTATCACACCCATCCCCTCGATACCCGGCGCTTCCTCGCTTGATTCGAACAATGTCTGCATGCCCAGGCATATCCCGAAATATC
This genomic window from Pseudomonadota bacterium contains:
- a CDS encoding endonuclease NucS, which encodes MRLFGIHSNGKFGEYVQTPFHVDHEEAVLEGWLETNPDGIVEDGKILIIGRQVVTNFGGFIDLVGVDRQGTVVVVELKRNRTPRDTLAQALEYASFAARLDTGQLEGILRLYLNDESLNLAEHHRAYFELGLDEAIAFNKDQRVVIVGQRVTPEIRQTASFLRSKGIKVTCVEFTFFQGEGGTRLLSQEIVVGNEADKPSQVASGSLPTVTEGAFLSSLDDNGKAVFSRILALAKDKFMPIHWGTKGFSLNVDLDGTHVAVCYGYPIGAVYKQSVYTSMAGQGSMTSKTAVPEDVIKELRRKAQATRLFSPAGRELKCPINRSFSEAEVSAVLDWIEDVVEAIKKHGLKE
- the der gene encoding ribosome biogenesis GTPase Der; the encoded protein is MKPIISIVGRPNVGKSTFFNRIIGYRKAIIEDSPGVTRDRNYGEFEFDGNNFILVDTGGFEPSSEDSIFRLVKEQIHVSMEESTAIIFILDGKDGLLPQDKEIATDLRKHDKPVIYVINKVDSNKTETASAEFYELGVEKIFTISALHGIGIGELLDEICDVVNNQGFQPSPEAEPTSGIRIAIVGKPNTGKSSITNKLLGSQRMIVSDIPGTTRDSIDSKILYKDNEVILIDTAGLRRKSKVSVKVEEHSVSSAIHSIDRANIINLIIDAQEGVTHQDAGIAHTVVSRGKGLCIVVNKWDLVKGEMDTKVYKKMVLEKLPHASFSPVIFVSAVTGLNIGGIIDTDLRIHGQMEKEIGTPKLNKAIEESIQRVSLPHVQGKQLKIFYASQTKTSPPTFMLFSNYPKFIPEHYKRYLENSLRDKFSFMGAPIRLVFRKK
- a CDS encoding MFS transporter, whose protein sequence is MNKKFNLKVLLILSLGHLTVDIYQGALPATLPFLKESLGLSYTMTGLIMMVSNFSSSILQPLFGFYSDKKGRAVLLPVGLLCAGVGLSLLPVFSSYTVVLVLVIISGLGAASYHPEGYKTAHFFTGEKSVTGMSIFSVGGNIGFSLGPLLSILIIQYLGFSSLPLIILPALVCTAIIIYYRKAIAVPVLEHAEQQKTATKAPAGAYISLFIIIGIVVMRTWTQMGLVTYIPFYYINYLKGDPLFAGKLVFTYLFCGAAGTLIGAPFADRWGHKLFLTVSMLLGAVTLPLIFVPFVQKSYLLFVVLGLQGMLMISTFSVTIVMAQKLLPNRLGVASGLMVGFAIGTGGIGVTLLGVVADNFGVPFALESIMILPFIGFILSLIVRYKG
- the hisH gene encoding imidazole glycerol phosphate synthase subunit HisH, yielding MIAIVDYGMGNLRSVTNAFRKLGGDVVVTRKKETIKSSDAIILPGVGAFGRCIENLKKFELFDLIKDLIMNDKRYFGICLGMQTLFESSEEAPGIEGMGVIKGDVPRFSGSMKVPHMGWNSIEIQGENDIFKGINSGEFFYFVHSYYCRPVEDVTATKTVYDVEFASSIQRGRLFACQFHPEKSQRAGLKLLQNFIDICR